From one Sardina pilchardus chromosome 6, fSarPil1.1, whole genome shotgun sequence genomic stretch:
- the pip5k1ab gene encoding phosphatidylinositol 4-phosphate 5-kinase type-1 alpha isoform X1, giving the protein MATAGAADSGSTAPTGASGSRKLASPEVPGSSSTSQTLKKTIGHRGVDPTGETTYKKTTSSALKGAIQLGITYTVGSLSQKAERDVLMQDFVVVESIFFPSEGSNLTPAHHYSDFRFKTYAPIAFRYFRELFGIRPDDYLYSLCNDPLIELSNPGASGSIFYVSSDDEFIIKTVQHKEAEFLQKLLPGYFMNLNQNKRTLLPKFYGLYCVQAGGKNIRIVVMNNLLPRAIPMHMKFDLKGSTYKRRASAKERDKKVPTYKDLDFIQDLPDGLQMETDNYNALSKTIQRDCLLLQSFKIMDYSLLMGVHNVDQALRERLGVHSAAGEGPITPDQKRPQIQKSLYCTAMESIQGEARGKGAMDTEDHMGGIPARTSKGERLLIYIGIIDILQSYRFIKKIEHSWKALVHDGDTVSVHRPGFYAERFQRFMCNTVFRKIPLKPSPSKKSRGGCPSIVRRLPMGTGAPASTSSAAGGHSVVDARLVYRPHLSQSDMDGDSGMQLGRPDILPRTPPQAGDSGEFVETNLSNSSLGSTGLTSSSPPLRSVGVEVHKSASTEQEHTIYHSAGAEGLDEEVGDEDAISLKDIIPETNICF; this is encoded by the exons ATGGCGACAGCCGGTGCAGCTGACTCGGGCTCGACTGCTCCTACAG GGGCCAGTGGATCCCGGAAGTTGGCCTCACCTGAG GTTCCGGGCTCCTCGAGCACCTCCCAGACCTTGAAGAAAACCATCGGACACAGGGGGGTGGACCCCACTGGAGAGACCACCTACAAAAAG actacCTCCTCAGCGCTGAAGGGGGCGATCCAGCTGGGCATCACGTACACCGTGGGCAGCCTCAGCCAGAAGGCTGAGCGAGATGTGCTCATGCAGGACTTTGTCGTCGTAGAGAGCATCTTCTTCCCCAG tgAGGGGAGTAACCTGACCCCAGCTCACCACTACAGCGACTTCAGATTTAAAACGTACGCTCCTATTGCCTTCCGCTACTTCAGAGAACTCTTTGGCATCCGACCCGATGACTACTTG tattctCTCTGTAATGATCCACTCATCGAACTGTCAAATCCGGGAGCGAGTGGCTCAATCTTCTACGTCTCCAGTGACGACGAATTCATCATCAAAACAGTGCAACACAAAGAAGCTGAATTTCTACAGAAGCTGTTACCCGGATACTTCATG AACCTGAACCAGAACAAACGCACCCTGCTGCCCAAGTTCTACGGCCTGTACTGTGTGCAGGCGGGCGGCAAGAACATCCGCATCGTGGTGATGAACAATCTGCTGCCGCGCGCCATCCCCATGCACATGAAGTTCGATCTGAAGGGCTCCACCTACAAGCGGCGCGCCTCGGCTAAGGAGCGCGACAAGAAAGTCCCCACCTACAAGGACCTGGACTTCATTCAGGACCTGCCCGACGGTCTGCAGATGGAGACCGACAACTACAACGCCCTCAGCAAAACCATCCAGAGGGACTGCttg ctgctgcagaGCTTCAAGATCATGGACTACAGCCTGCTGATGGGCGTCCACAATGTGGACCAGGCGTTGCGGGAGCGGCTCGGGGTCCACAGTGCGGCTGGAGAGGGCCCCATCACGCCCGACCAGAAGCGCCCCCAGATACAGAAATCTCTCTACTGCACCGCCATGGAGTCCATCCAGGGTGAAGCCCGCGGCAAGGGAGCCATGGACACTGAGGACCA CATGGGAGGCATTCCAGCACGAACCTCCAAAGGAGAGAGGCTACTCATCTACATCGGAATCATTGACATTCTTCAgtcctacag ATTCATCAAGAAGATTGAGCATTCCTGGAAAGCTCTGGTGCATGATGGG GACACAGTCTCCGTCCACAGGCCTGGCTTTTACGCTGAGCGCTTTCAGAGATTCATGTGCAACACGGTCTTCAGGAAGATCCCAT TGAAGCCTTCCCCCTCCAAGAAGAGTCGAGGGGGATGTCCGAGCATCGTGCGGAGGTTGCCCATGGGGACCGGCGCCCCTGCATCCACGTCCAGTGCGGCTGGGGGACACTCTGTGGTTGATGCCAGACTGGTGTACAGGCCTCACTTATCCCAGTCAGACATGGATGGAGACAgcg GCATGCAATTGGGCAGACCTGACATTCTCCCTAGGACCCCTCCTCAGGCGGGTGACTCGGGTGAGTTTGTGGAAACAAATCTATCCAACTCATCGCTTGGCAGCACTGGCCTCACCTCCAGCTCTCCCCCACTCAG GTCAGTAGGGGTAGAAGTGCACAAGTCTGCGAGCACAGAACAAGAGCACACTATTTACCACAG TGCTGGTGCTGAAGGTTTAGATGAAGAAGTAGGCGATGAAGATGCCATTTCACTCAAAGACATAATCCCCGAGACCAATATTTGTTTT TAA
- the pip5k1ab gene encoding phosphatidylinositol 4-phosphate 5-kinase type-1 alpha isoform X2: protein MATAGAADSGSTAPTGASGSRKLASPEVPGSSSTSQTLKKTIGHRGVDPTGETTYKKTTSSALKGAIQLGITYTVGSLSQKAERDVLMQDFVVVESIFFPSEGSNLTPAHHYSDFRFKTYAPIAFRYFRELFGIRPDDYLYSLCNDPLIELSNPGASGSIFYVSSDDEFIIKTVQHKEAEFLQKLLPGYFMAGGKNIRIVVMNNLLPRAIPMHMKFDLKGSTYKRRASAKERDKKVPTYKDLDFIQDLPDGLQMETDNYNALSKTIQRDCLLLQSFKIMDYSLLMGVHNVDQALRERLGVHSAAGEGPITPDQKRPQIQKSLYCTAMESIQGEARGKGAMDTEDHMGGIPARTSKGERLLIYIGIIDILQSYRFIKKIEHSWKALVHDGDTVSVHRPGFYAERFQRFMCNTVFRKIPLKPSPSKKSRGGCPSIVRRLPMGTGAPASTSSAAGGHSVVDARLVYRPHLSQSDMDGDSGMQLGRPDILPRTPPQAGDSGEFVETNLSNSSLGSTGLTSSSPPLRSVGVEVHKSASTEQEHTIYHSAGAEGLDEEVGDEDAISLKDIIPETNICF, encoded by the exons ATGGCGACAGCCGGTGCAGCTGACTCGGGCTCGACTGCTCCTACAG GGGCCAGTGGATCCCGGAAGTTGGCCTCACCTGAG GTTCCGGGCTCCTCGAGCACCTCCCAGACCTTGAAGAAAACCATCGGACACAGGGGGGTGGACCCCACTGGAGAGACCACCTACAAAAAG actacCTCCTCAGCGCTGAAGGGGGCGATCCAGCTGGGCATCACGTACACCGTGGGCAGCCTCAGCCAGAAGGCTGAGCGAGATGTGCTCATGCAGGACTTTGTCGTCGTAGAGAGCATCTTCTTCCCCAG tgAGGGGAGTAACCTGACCCCAGCTCACCACTACAGCGACTTCAGATTTAAAACGTACGCTCCTATTGCCTTCCGCTACTTCAGAGAACTCTTTGGCATCCGACCCGATGACTACTTG tattctCTCTGTAATGATCCACTCATCGAACTGTCAAATCCGGGAGCGAGTGGCTCAATCTTCTACGTCTCCAGTGACGACGAATTCATCATCAAAACAGTGCAACACAAAGAAGCTGAATTTCTACAGAAGCTGTTACCCGGATACTTCATG GCGGGCGGCAAGAACATCCGCATCGTGGTGATGAACAATCTGCTGCCGCGCGCCATCCCCATGCACATGAAGTTCGATCTGAAGGGCTCCACCTACAAGCGGCGCGCCTCGGCTAAGGAGCGCGACAAGAAAGTCCCCACCTACAAGGACCTGGACTTCATTCAGGACCTGCCCGACGGTCTGCAGATGGAGACCGACAACTACAACGCCCTCAGCAAAACCATCCAGAGGGACTGCttg ctgctgcagaGCTTCAAGATCATGGACTACAGCCTGCTGATGGGCGTCCACAATGTGGACCAGGCGTTGCGGGAGCGGCTCGGGGTCCACAGTGCGGCTGGAGAGGGCCCCATCACGCCCGACCAGAAGCGCCCCCAGATACAGAAATCTCTCTACTGCACCGCCATGGAGTCCATCCAGGGTGAAGCCCGCGGCAAGGGAGCCATGGACACTGAGGACCA CATGGGAGGCATTCCAGCACGAACCTCCAAAGGAGAGAGGCTACTCATCTACATCGGAATCATTGACATTCTTCAgtcctacag ATTCATCAAGAAGATTGAGCATTCCTGGAAAGCTCTGGTGCATGATGGG GACACAGTCTCCGTCCACAGGCCTGGCTTTTACGCTGAGCGCTTTCAGAGATTCATGTGCAACACGGTCTTCAGGAAGATCCCAT TGAAGCCTTCCCCCTCCAAGAAGAGTCGAGGGGGATGTCCGAGCATCGTGCGGAGGTTGCCCATGGGGACCGGCGCCCCTGCATCCACGTCCAGTGCGGCTGGGGGACACTCTGTGGTTGATGCCAGACTGGTGTACAGGCCTCACTTATCCCAGTCAGACATGGATGGAGACAgcg GCATGCAATTGGGCAGACCTGACATTCTCCCTAGGACCCCTCCTCAGGCGGGTGACTCGGGTGAGTTTGTGGAAACAAATCTATCCAACTCATCGCTTGGCAGCACTGGCCTCACCTCCAGCTCTCCCCCACTCAG GTCAGTAGGGGTAGAAGTGCACAAGTCTGCGAGCACAGAACAAGAGCACACTATTTACCACAG TGCTGGTGCTGAAGGTTTAGATGAAGAAGTAGGCGATGAAGATGCCATTTCACTCAAAGACATAATCCCCGAGACCAATATTTGTTTT TAA